Part of the Gemmatimonas sp. genome is shown below.
TGCGTCGAGGCACCGGAGCGTCGAAGAGTGGCGTAGAGTCGGGGAGTGCAAGCACGAACGTCCGCACCGGCGCGACGGGCGACGGACGTGTGGTGACCCAGGCAACGGCGCTCACCGCCGCCAACGCCACGGCCACAGAAACGCCGAGCAGCACACGGGTACGACGCAGTGCGCGCGCGGTACGGCGGGGATCGGCGTGCTCGCCGCCGCTCAGAGTACCAGTGTTCTGGCGCGTGTCGTTCGATTGCGTGAACGCGATCGGCGCCGCGCCCGTGAGCTGCGCCGCAAACTCCGCTACGCTCGTCTGCCGATCTGCTGGAAGCTTCGCGAGCGCCGTAAGTACCGCGGCTTCCACATGCGGTGGAATGGTGTTGCGCGTTGCGGTGAGTGATGGCGGCGGCGTGGACAGCAACCGCGCGACGATGGCTTGCGTGGTCGGGCCAGTGAAGGGCGGCTCGCCCACGAGCATCTCGTATGTGACCGCGCCGAGCGCATAGATGTCGCTGCGCGCGTCCACCACTCGCTCGCCGGTCGCCTGCTCGGGGCTCATGTACTGCGGCGTACCGAGACTCAGCCCCGTCTGCGTCATGCGCGCACCGCCCGCGCTTTGCACTGCCAGCGCGATACCGAAGTCGGCGACGAGCGCATGCGGTGTGCCTGGCCCGCCCTGCAGCAGAATGTTCTCGGGCTTGATGTCGCGGTGCACGACGCCACGCGCATGCGCGGCTTGCAACGCATCCGCCACTTCACGCGCTAACCGCACCGCCTCGGCGATCGGCAATTGCGTCTCGCGCTGCAAGCGGCCGCGCAACGTTTCGCCTTCCACGTACGGCATCGCGTACCAGAGCAAGCCGTCGGCACTGCCGCTGTCGAGCAACGGCAGAATGTGCGGATGCTGCAACTTGGCCGTCGTCTTGATCTCGGCGAGGAACCGATCGGCGCCGAGCGCGGCACCGAGGTCTGGGTGCAGCACCTTGATGGCGACGTCGCGATCGTGCCGCGCGTCGTGCGCGAGATACACGGTGGCCATGCCGCCGGCGCCGAGTTCACGCCGCACGGTGTAGGCGGGAGCAAGCGCCGCGGTGACGCGCGCGATGTCGCTCACGCGATACCAGTCATACGATGTCGCTCAGACGCGGTCACTCGGGCGATGTCAGGGACGTGTGTCATGCCGGCAGCGGAGCGCCCGGCACGATACCGAGCAGAAAATCGGCCAACGGGAATATGCTGAGCGGCCCCTGTTGTTGCCTGAGCGGAGTGTCAGTGAGCACGATGAGTCGCGCGTCGGGGAACTCATCGTGGAACGCCAGCAGGCCGCGACCACCCTTCGCGAGACGCGCGGATCGCGTCGGGCGCGGCCCGCGCGTTCTCGATTGGCCGAAAGGCCGCCGCAATACGTCGACTTCCCGGTCCCCCTCGGCCCGAAAAGGAATGTGCTACGTGTGGGCCGATTACTAAGCCTTGGGAGGGGTGGGGCAGGGGGGGATAAGCGGCGACATATGCTGATTATAGACGGTACTGCCGTCCGTCCTAAGCTGACATTGACGGTGGCGACGTCTCGGCGGTTCCGCGCTGGTGCGCGACACACCGTTAACAGGCGGCGCCCACCGGCGTTACCGCTATTCGGTCACCATCTGAAAGCCCGCGATGGCGAAGTGCCGATCGAGCGTCAACGCCGCACGCGTGCCGCGTTCCGCCATGATCGCAAAGCTCACGGCGTCAACCATGGAAAACGGCTGATCGGCATAACGTGTGAGCCAGCGGTTGACGGCTAAGTCTTCGATGGGTGCAGTGCTCGAAACGACCACGTTGGGTGACGCGCGCACGAACTGCACGAAGCGCAGCCCTGATGCGATGCCGGCACGCCGCATGACCAACGCGTGCGACTCGGCCACCACCAAATTCGATGTCACAATGCGCGCGCGGCGCGCCACACACGCGCGCAGCGCGGCGCTCAATCGGTCGTGATCAGGGTGCGATCGCACCACGATCGGATACCAGGCACTGGTATCGACAAATACCTCATCCATCACTCACGTCCCATCCGACTGCGCACGCCACGACGCCTCCTCACTCTGGGCCAACAGGCGATCATGCTCGCGTGCGGCATCGACCGCCTCAGGCTCGTCACCGTCGCTGACGAGGCCGATGAGTCGAAGTGTGGGATGAGCCGACGGCTCCATGTGCTGCAACTCGAGCGCCTCGAGCCCACGGCGCAGCACGTCGGACTTCGAAGCGCCGAGTTGCGCGGTCAGTCGCTCCAGTCGCGCCTGATCTGCATCGGTCAGGTAGACCTGCGCCGGTTCACCGACTCGCTTCGACTTCCGGGGTGTGTCATGATAGTCAGTCATGACAATATGTTATGGCAAAGGCCATGGGAGTCAATCCGGACCGCCTCGGCGGCATCTGTTCGAGAAGCCCAACTGCGCGCGGAAGCGATCGCGACGGGATGCGCCGCCCCGTCGGCGGTGATGGACCCTTGTGGGCTCCCAGCGTCGATGCTACTAATTTAGTATGACAGCCACTACCATTAAGCTAGAAGGAGCGCTACTCAAGGACATTCAGGAGTGCAAACCGCGGAGTCAGACGCTTGCAGCCTATGTACGCGAAGCGCTTGAAGCCGACGTCCGGCGGCGGCGCATGGCGCTCGCGGCACAGGAATATCAGGCGTTTCTGTCTGCCAATCCTGACGAGGCGGCCGACATGGAGCGGTGGGCCGGGGCACCACTCGCGGCGTCAGTCAAGCGGCGCAACCCGTGAAGCGGGGAACCGTCGTTTGGGTGAATCTCGAAGACGCGCATCCGCCTGAACTTGGCAAGACGAGACCGGCCGTCGTCGTGTCGAATACGGAGCACAATGCATCGCTCCCTTCGGTTGTCGTTGTGCCGCTTTCCTCGCGCGCGCCGGCGATTTGGCCGTTGCGCTTCCCGATTCCTCCGATCGGGAAGCTCAAGCGCAGCTTCGCCGTGACGCCCGGGGTTCGCCAGGTGGCGCAAACGCGCGTGCTGCGGAGCGAGGGTCTGCTGCCCACACACGTCCTCGATGCATTGAGTGACGCGCTCGAGGTGTACCT
Proteins encoded:
- a CDS encoding type II toxin-antitoxin system PemK/MazF family toxin; the encoded protein is MKRGTVVWVNLEDAHPPELGKTRPAVVVSNTEHNASLPSVVVVPLSSRAPAIWPLRFPIPPIGKLKRSFAVTPGVRQVAQTRVLRSEGLLPTHVLDALSDALEVYLRD
- a CDS encoding serine/threonine-protein kinase produces the protein MSDIARVTAALAPAYTVRRELGAGGMATVYLAHDARHDRDVAIKVLHPDLGAALGADRFLAEIKTTAKLQHPHILPLLDSGSADGLLWYAMPYVEGETLRGRLQRETQLPIAEAVRLAREVADALQAAHARGVVHRDIKPENILLQGGPGTPHALVADFGIALAVQSAGGARMTQTGLSLGTPQYMSPEQATGERVVDARSDIYALGAVTYEMLVGEPPFTGPTTQAIVARLLSTPPPSLTATRNTIPPHVEAAVLTALAKLPADRQTSVAEFAAQLTGAAPIAFTQSNDTRQNTGTLSGGEHADPRRTARALRRTRVLLGVSVAVALAAVSAVAWVTTRPSPVAPVRTFVLALPDSTPLFDAPVPRR
- a CDS encoding PIN domain-containing protein; translation: MDEVFVDTSAWYPIVVRSHPDHDRLSAALRACVARRARIVTSNLVVAESHALVMRRAGIASGLRFVQFVRASPNVVVSSTAPIEDLAVNRWLTRYADQPFSMVDAVSFAIMAERGTRAALTLDRHFAIAGFQMVTE